Genomic DNA from Pseudomonas fluorescens:
CCTGACCCCGTTTTCGGGCGTCCAACCGATCCTGCCGGTCTTCTCTTCCGGCCAATGGGCTGCGCAAGCGCCAACGCTGTTCGAAAAGCTGCAGTCGGTGGACCTCATGCATCTGGCGGGTGGTGGAATTATCGGCCATCCCCTAGGTATCGGTGCCGGCATTCAGAGTATGCGCGAAGGATGGGAAGCGGCAACTCAGGGCATACCCCTGCAACAGTATGCAGAGGGCAGACCCGCACTAACCGCCGCCTTGGCAAAATTCGGAGGCGTATAAATCATGCGTTCAGCCAATACGCCCAGGCTTCGTCTGGTGTTTTACGGTGATGATTTCACCGGCTCGACCGATGCTCTGGAAGTCCTTACCGCAGCCGGCCTGAGATGCGCACTGTTTTTGACGCCACCGTCGCCCGAGTTGTTAGAAGAGCTGGGTGGTTTTGACGCCATTGGCATCGCTGGCGATAGCCGCGCGTTATCCAATGCTGAAATGGATGAAGTGCTTCCAGACCTATTCGAAGCAATCAAGCGCCTGTCCCCCGATCTTGTGCATTACAAAGTTTGCTCCACGTTCGACAGCGCTCCCGACGTGGGCAACATTGGCCATGTCATTGAGCTCGCATCACGCGCCTTTGGGGTCAAGGGGGTGCCGATCATCGCGGGTAACCCGGCCCTGGGTCGTTACTGCGTGTTTGGCAATTTGTTTGCGTTGTCCAAGACGGACCACTGTGTACACCGGATCGACCGCCATCCCGTCATGCGGGCGCACCCCATCACGCCTATGGGAGAAGCCGATCTGAGTGTCCATATCGGCCAGCAAAAGCATTTATCGATTGCCAAAATCGACATCCTTCAGCTTGACCAAACTGCCGACCTGACTTCCTTGGTCAGCCAAGCTTCTCTGAGTCATGACTCGGTTCTGATCGACGGCACTACCACTGCTCATATGACCCTTGCAGGAAAAGCACTCACGGAGATCTCTAGCCGCTCGGCGCCGTTATTCGTGGTTGGCTCTTCAGGTGTCGAGTATGGATTAACGCAGCACTGGCATTCGGTGGGGCTGATAGATGCCTACCAAACTCAGGTCATTGCGCTGCAGCCCGCCAGACAAGTGTTGGTCATTTCTGGAAGTGCGTCCCCGTTAAGTCGCGCTCAAATCGATACCGCTATCGCGAGTGGATTTGTCGAACTGGCGGTGGATGCGGCAGCGATCCTCGCAGAGTCACATAAAGGCGGGATGGTCCAGGATGTGGTGGCGACGGCAGTCGCGCACCTCAAAAGCGGACGCTCCGTGCTGATCCACACGGCAAAAGGTCCGGATGACCCGAGAATCGAACAGATGATCGACGCGATGACCGCCAAAGGACTGCTTCGTGACGAGGCAAAAATCCGCGGCGGTAAGCAATTGGCTGTCGAAATGGGCTACATCGTCCTGGACATTCTTAAGGCGTATCCGCTCGAAAGACTGGTTATATCCGGCGGTGATACGTCAAGTCAGATCACCAAGATTCTCGCCCCTGATGCATTGGTCATCAAATCCGATCTCTCTCCCGGTGCGCCCCTCTGCCAGGTGCGCTCAAACAAACCGTACTTGGACAACCTGGAAATCGCCTTGAAAGGCGGGCAGATGGGTGACCAGGACTACTTCGTAAAAGCGCTCACAGGTAGGCGCTAACTTCCGTTCCAGGACAGGAACACGCTTGCATATTTACAATAACAACAGGTGAAACTATGCAAACCTCACTCTTAAGTAACAGCGAGACTCATCATGAACATGTTGATGATGAGAAGAAAAAATCCATGAAAAATGTTGTTGCCGGAAGTCTCTTCGGCACAGCGTTAGAAACCTATGACCTCTATTTGTACGGTACCGCGGCGGCGCTGATCTTTGCTCCTCTGTTCTTTCCTGGCACTGATGAAGCTGTCTCAAGACTCGCCTCGCTAGCGTCCTTCGCCATATCGTTTGTCGCACGGCCACTGGGTTCGCTGGTGCTTGGACATTTCGGCGACCGGATAGGCCGCAAGAAATTGCTCTACCTCACGCTGATCATCATGGGCTTGAGCACCGTCGGCATCGGCTTGCTGCCTACCTACGCGAGCGTAGGAATCTGGGCACCCATCATGCTGTGTGTGCTGCGCTTCATCCAGGGCTTCGCTTTTGCCGGAGAATACAGCGGTGCAGTGCTCATGCTACTTGAGCATGCGCCCCGGCGAAAACGTGGTTTTTATGCAGCCATCAACAATATTGGTCCGGTGTTCGGATTCATCGCCTCGGCGGGGTTGCTGCTGATCGTCAGCAGTTTATTGTCGGTGGAGGATTTCTATAAGTGGGGATGGCGCATCCCATTCATTGCCAGTCTCGCCCTGTTGGTCGTTGGCGTCTTCGTACGGTCTAAAGTTGCCGAATCTCCGGTGTTCGAAAAGACCGCCGAAAAACGCGCGGTAGCCAAGGGGCCGGACCTATCACCGGCCATGCGCCTGTTCACCAAGTACCCTAAACAGTTACTTTTGGTCGCAGGTGCCAACATTTGTCATTTTTCGACATTTTATCTTTTTACCGTGTTCGCATTGAGTTACGGTCAGAAGGAACTGGGCCTTTCCAATGCCTTTGTGCTCGCGGTAGCGATGGTAGCCATTTGCACGCACCTGGTAATCGTTCCCTTCGCCGGCGCAATGGCCGATCGACTGGGTCGACGCACCATGATGTTGATCGGCTTCGCGGTGACTGCGCTGGCCGCGTTTCCCTTCTGGCATCTATTTTCCACAGGCCAGTTCCTACCCATGGTCTTGGGCTCATGCCTGTTCATGGCCGGCTACGGCCTGGTATACGGTGCTGTGCCTTCATTCACCGGCGAGGCATTCGGACCCAGCGCACGATTCACCGGGTTCGCCATGGCCACCAATGTCGGTGGCATCATCGGTGGCGGCACGGCACCCATCGTCGGCGCCTATCTGCTCAGCCATTATGGCTCGCCCTATGCCATCTCGGTCTACACGGTAGTGCTCGCGGCAATCTCTGCCTTGTGCGTCTACCTGTCAGCCGAAACCAGAACGATCAATATCACTGACGAGTAATGACCCCCGCGTGCGGCTTGTCCACATGTGCCGCACGCTTGTTCGACTCGGCAAGCGTAACGCCCTCCAGGCATAAGCGGGTGCAGACCACATTTATCAGTAAGCGGGTCAGACCACGTTCATGAATCGTGGTCTGACCCATACCCTCCTGGCGAATATGATGATTCGAACAGCACCGGTGGCATAGGAATCCGGTGTCTCGAGAGGTTCGTGGTTTTAACTGGCCAGAGTGATCACACTCTGGGCAGCGAGGACGAGGTCTGCTGCCCGCTCGCCAATGACCACGCAAGGCGCCATGGTGTTGCCGACGGTGATTCGGGGCATGACCGAGGCATCCGCGATCCGCAATTTCTCGATGCCATACACGCGCAACTGATGGTCGACCACAGACATTTCATCTCGGCCCATTTTCGCGGTGCAGGACGGGTGCCAATAGGACACGGCGGAATTGCGGATGAACTGCTCCATGGCGCGGTGCGCTTTCGGCCCGGGCACCACCTCGCGTTTTACCAGGTCGTTGAAGGTTTCGCTGTTCCCGAGTGCCCTGCAGAGGTCGATCGATGCAAACGCCGCCGCCATGTCCTCGGGCGCGCTCAGCGAGTTCGGCTCGATGAGTGGAGCATCCGACGGCCCGGCGCCCGATAGGCGCAGGCGCCCTCGACTGACAGGCCTGGCCAGCCCTGCGAACATCGTCCAACCCTGTTGCGGTGGCTGGATACCCACTTCAGCAGGAGAGGGCACCGCAAATTCAAGCTGGCAGTGCAGCAGGTCTGGCGCGTCCAGGCGACTGTCGCTTTTCCAGTACAACGTGGTTTCACAACCGCCGCCACCAACCGCCTGGGGTTGCAGGTACTCCCAGGTACAGCCAAAGGCAACATGATCCTGAAGATTCTGACCCACACCGGGAAGGTGACTGGCCGGGACGATGCCATGGGTGCGCAGTTCACTCTCCGGGCCGATGCCTGACTGCATGAGCACCTTGGGCGTGTTCACCGCGCCCATGGACAAGACGACTTCGGCTTCGGCATAGAAGCAGTGCCGTTGCCCTTCGATGATCACTTCGACACCGACAGCTCTTGTGCCCCTAAGCAGGACACGGGAGACCAGCGCGCCGGTGAGGACGGTCAGGTTCGGTTGGTGCAGCCGTGGTCGGACATAGGAATCGTAAACGGATTCGCGCCTGCCCTGGTTGATGCGTAGATCGGTGATCGCAGCCCCGCCGGGGCCTTCCATCATCGCTCCGTTGGGACTGTCATATCGGGGGATACCCAGGCGGCTGGCCGCTTCCAGGGTTGCCCAGGCGAGGGGTTGAGGCGAGGCCGGCTGCTCGACATGCACGGGGCCACCTGAACCACGCCGTGCGGCATCCGGGCTGCCGTGCCAGTTCTCGATCCTGCGGTAGTAATCCAGCACCGAATCGTATCCCCAGGCGCAGTCGCCGGACTCGGCGGCGAAGTGATCCCAGTCCGATCGATGCCCGCGTGCCCAGACCATCACGTTGATGCTGGAGCCACCTCCAAGCCCCTTGCCCATGTTCAAGGAAAGACGACGCCCGTTGAGGTGCGGGTTGGATTGTCCTGCGAATGCCCAGTCGCGCTCTGAACCGAGGTTCAGCGGCCACTGCGCCGGCTCTGCAACTTCAGGGCCGGCGTATTCGTTGCCTGCTTCAATCAACAACACGCGTGCGTTGTCCTGTTGGGCAAGGCGGGCCGCAACCACGCAGCCGGCCGTACCCGCACCACACACGATGAAGTCGTAGTTCCGATCACGCCGATGATTCATGCGTCCGTCCATATCGATGCAGCGGCTGGGTTCAGGGTTATCCGGGGGGCCGCGGCGATCACTGTTCGCCAACGCTTTTCACGGCATCGAGAATCACCTTGGCCACTTCGGCTGGCTGCGACTGCTGGGGCACGTGGCTGGTGTGCACCTGCGCCAGGGTGGCGCCGATACGCTTGGCGGCGGAGCGCTGGACATCGGGATGGATCATCCGGTCCTCGGTGGCGAGCAGATACCAGGACGGTTTGGTCTTCCAGGCAGAGACGGTCGTTTTGTCCTCGAACGCGGATGCCTTGATGGGGCCTTGCGTCGCGGTCATCACGGCGGTCTGCGCCGCTGGAAGATCCTGGGCGAAGTCCTTGGCCATGCCTTCCGGGGTCAAGTAGAGGAAACCGTTGCCGTCAGCCTTGATCTGACTGATACCCGGGGGAGTGGGCGCGCCTTTGCCTTGTTCGCCGCTGGTTTGACCGGCATCGGGAGCGAAGGCGGCGACGTACACCAGGGCACGGACTTTCTTGTCGCTGCCGGCCTGGGTAATCACGGTGCCGCCCCAGGAATGACCGACCAGCACGACCGGGCCCGGCTGATTGTCCAGCGTTCTTTGCGTGGCAGCGACATCGTCGGCAAGCGAGGTGAGCGGGTTTTGCACGACCGAAACGGCGACCCCCTTGGCCTGCAGAAGCGGCACGACCTTGGCCCAATCGGAGCCGTCGGCGAATGCGCCGTGTACGATGACCACCGAAGGCGTTGTATCTTGGGCCTGGCTGATACCGGCGGCCAATGTGCTTGCAAGGGCGAAGGCGACGGTGACGGCTTTTGATCTGAATGTTTTCATGGCATGAACTCCTGTGTGGGGGCTCAATTCTGCTGACTGGCCTGCTTCGTGGGCATCGGTCATTTATCCGACCCCAAGGCATTTTTCATGGATAGTGCGTTGCAACTGGACATTTCATTGAGCGCGGCGCTGCAGGCGATCGGCCAGGTCGGGGACCTCAGCATGGGCCAGCCACTCGGGCATTCCCGACGCGTTGCCGCACTGGCGCGCAGTCTGGCGCAGGCCTCACACGGCGATGGCGAGCACCTGAGGGTGGCGGAGCAGGTCGCCTTGCTGCGCTGGTCCGGCTGCACCGCCAACGCCGAAGGGTTTGCGGATCTGCTCGGTGATGACGTCGATGGCCGCCGCGCGATGCTCGACCTGACCCTGAGCAAAGAGGCCATGAACGCGGTGCATCAGGCGACCCCGCTGGCCGTTGTGCACTGCGAGGTCTCCGGCGAAGTCGCGAAAACCCTCGAACTGGGGGCCGCTGTCGAGGCAGGCTTGTGCCGCGTATTCGAAACCTACGATGGGACTGGCCGGCCGCTGGGCTTGACCCATGAGCACATTCCGGAGGTCGCCTATCAGGTGGTGCTTGCCGGTGATCTGGATATTCTCAGTCGAGCACATGGCTTGGACGCGGCGCTGCGCTGGATCCGCGACCAGTCGGATCGGCGCTATCCCGCTGCCCTCGCGTCGTTGCTCATGGATAACGCCAGGGCGTGGCTGGCAGACCTGGATGGCCGCTCTCAAAACCCGGTCCATGGGGAGGCCGAACGCTCCGTCTCGCTGACCTTGGTGGGGGACGTGATTGACTTGAAGCTACCCTGGCTGGCGGGGCATTCGCGGCGGGTGGCGCATGTCGCCATGGAGACTGCGCGCTTGTGGGGGCTAGGTGAACCCACCCTGATAGCGCTCGGAAAGGCGGCGCTTGTCTACGGTCTGGGTCGGGCAGCCGTTTCCAACCAACTCTGGAACACCGCCGGGGCGCTGCCTTATAGCGCCGCGGAGCGGGTGCACCTGGTTCCCTACTGGACGCAACAGGCGCTGAGGCCTATCAGTGAACTGGCCGTGCCTGCCGAGATTGCCGCCCATGCCTACGAACGGCTCAACGGCAGTGGCTACTTTCGAGGTGTGATGGGGGATGCACTGTGTGCCGAGCATCGACTGTTCGCCACTTCCGTAGCCTGGGTCGCACTCAGGGAAGCCAGGCCCTGGAGGGCGGCCTACGGCGAATCGGAGGCGGCCAGACTGCTGGAGCAGGATGCCGCCAGTGGTTTGTTCGACAAGGCTGTATGCGAAGCGGTTATCGCCGCTGCACGTGGCGAGCGTCGGACTCATCAGCCGAAGAGTTCGTTACTCACCGCACGGGAGTGTCATGTGCTCCTGGAAATCAGCCGTGGCGCCAGTAACAAGCAGGTGGCGCGACTGCTTGACATCAGTCCGAGCACCGTTCGCACACACATGGAAAGCATATTTCGCAAACTGGAATGCTCGACCCGAGCTGCCGCGACTCTGAAAGCATTGACGCTGGGCTTGATCTCCTGATGCCAAGGCGCGGCAGATCGATCATTCTTGGGCGGACGGATTGGCGCGAGCCAGGGCGATGAATGCCTTGACCGCGGCAGAGGGGTTGCGACGGTTCGGGTAGTACAGGCAAAGCTTGTCCCTGGGCGGTGTCCAATCTTCCAACACTCGCTCGAACTGTCCGGCCTGGATTTCATCCTGAACGTCCTGCTCCATGAAAAAGCCGAGCCCCATGCTTTCCTGCACCACTGCCTTGACGACGCTCGGTTCATCGAGCGTGAGCGGGCCGCTCACATCGAGCCTGGTCACTTCCCCATCGCGCTCGAAATGCCAAGGAAAAATCGCCCCATTCGGCAAACGAACACGCAGGCACCGATGGTTGAGCAGATCAGGCGGCGTCCGTGGCCTACCGTATTGCTCGAAGTACGCCGGTGTACCGACCACGGCATACCGCTGCGGCAGGCCGAGGGGGATCACGATCATATCGCTCGGTACGAGGCTCGCGGAACGGACGCCGAAATCGAAGCCGTCAGCGACGATATCCACCAGGCGGCCTTCGGTGACAAGGTCGATGTGTACCTTCGGATGATGCCGCAGGAATTCCATCATCAACGGCAGCAGTGCCGCTCGAGCTGCGCTGGCGAACGCATTGATGCGCAGCGTGCCCGAAGGACCGGCATTGTGAGATCGCACCGCGTCGAGCGCAGTACGCAAATCCTGCAGGGCCGGCCCCACCTGCTCCAGAAAGATCCTGCCCGCTTCGGTAACGGCCACGCTACGCGTCGTACGATTGAACAACCGCGTTTCGAGGCTCGCTTCCAGCTTGGCGATGGTGCTGCTTAGCGCGGTGGTCGAGACATTGAGATCGATGGCGGCTTGTCGGAACGAAGCCCTGCGGGCAACCGCTAGGACAGCGTCCAGCTCGCTCAGGCCTAGACGAGTATCTGACATGAATTATCCTGGATTTTGGGATAGGCCATAAAGTTTATCCCAGTTGAGCAAACTATCGGTCAGGTAGCAAGATCGCTCCCAGCAATCCATCCAGGAGACCGGCCAATGAGCCTTCAGCTTCCCGACGTCGTTGAGACGTACTTCAATATCAGCAATGGCGGCGACGTATCACAGCTTGCGAGCTGCTTCTGCCCACAGGCCACGGTGTTCGATGAAAACCAGACGCATGAGGGCATTCAGGCCATCGAAGCTTGGCAACAGGAGGTCCGGCGGACGTTCTCCTTTGACGTTCAACCTTTGCAGGCGCTGCTGGGGGAGGGCAAGTTGACTGTCATCGCACGGCTTACTGGCGATTTTCCTGGTGGCCCGGTTCATCTGAGTCACGTCTTCACTCTGGAGGGCGATCGAATAGGTGCTCTGGAGATCACGCCATGCTGAACCTTGGCTTGAGTGGTAAGCGAGTCCTCGTCACCGGAGGCACCAAAGGCATCGGGAAGGCTGTAGTCGAGCTGTTCCTGGCGGAGGGCGCGCAGGTGCTTACCTCCGCTCGGAAGGCAAGCGGTACGCTGTCGGATAACCTCTTGGTCCAGGCCGATCTTTCGACCCGGGAAGGCTGTGATGCGGTCGTCGCCGCGACCAGGCAGCGATTGGGCAGTGTGGACATCATTGTCCACGTCCTGGGTGGTTCCTCGGCACCCGGCGGCGGCTTCGCGGCACTGGACGAAGAGCAGTGGCAACGTGAGCTCAATCTGAATCTGTTTCCGGCCGTGCGTCTGGATCGCGCCTTGCTACCGGATATGCTGGAGCGAAAGGAAGGGGTCATCCTCCACGTGACCTCCATCCAGAGTCGGCTGCCGCTGCCGGAAGCTACGACAGCCTACGCAGCGGCCAAGGCTGCGCTTTCGACTTACAGCAAGAGCCTATCGAAAGAGGTTTCGCCCAAGGGCGTCCGTGTTGTCCGGGTTTCGCCGGGCTGGGTGGAAACCGAAGCCTCGGTCGCCTTGGCCGAGCGACTCGCGCAGGAAGCCGGTACTGACTATCAAGGCGGCAAGCAGATCATCATGCAAGCCCTGGGAGGCATCCCGCTCGGGCGCCCCTCGTCCCCGTCAGAGGTGGCCGACCTGATTGGCTTTCTGGCTTCGCCGCGAGCTTCATCTATCACGGGAAGTGAGTTTGTGATCGACGGCGGAACGGTGCCGACGGCCTAGGCGGTTGTTTCGGCCGAGACATTACGATGCATCCCGGCGCTGAGCGAGGACGCAGGAACCAGTCAAAGTGTTTTGTGATCAACGGGCTCACGATAAAGACAATGAGGCTTACGGTGATCGGCGTTAGAACCAGTGTTCGATGCCACACAGCCCAATTGTCGGCCAGCGGACTCAATGCGTAGAGCAGGAGCGTCACGATGGGGTAAACGAATACAGTCATGACGATTGCCATTCTGATTCTGGAGGGTCTGATCGGAACGAAGACGGGGCCGTCGTTTGCCTTCAGTCTCTTTGAGTTGCAGTTTATGGCCTTGGGCGTGTTCAAATCACTGGCCTCTCAGTAGTCGGCGCTCGTCCGCTGGCGAAACTTCTTGTACCAGGCGTCAAGGCGCGGGTGAGCGGAGCCGAAAGGGTGGTCGAATCTCTCCCGGCATGTTTGAAAAATTGAAAATACCGTGCAATCCACGATCGAAGGCTTGTCTCCTGCCAGGAACTCGTTATCTCCGATCGTCGTCTCCAGGACATCCAGTATTTCGGTGACGTACCCAAAGAGCTTTTCAGCAACCTCCGGTGACGGGGACGGCTCCTTGGCAGGAAAGGATGGGGTCACGTTCCACAGCCAAAGCTGAGCCCGGACTACCAGATCAGTGCCCAGGCGTTCAAGCGACCGTATCTTTGATCGAGAAATGGCGTCCGTCCCAATCATCGGCGTGTCGGGATACAGCTCCTCCAGATATTCGACGATGGCGGCGGAGTCGGTGATGGGCACACCTTCATCGGTGAGGAGTGTCGGGGCTCGTCCGCTGGGATTGATTGCGAGGTATTCGCGCGACTTGTGCTCTCCGCCGGCGTAATCAAGTTCATATCGCGGAACGTCAATCCCCTTTTCGCTCAGGTAGATGATAACGCGCCGCGGATTCGTGCCCTTTTGAAATTGGTAGAGGAGCATACGATCCAACCTCCCGAGTTTGACATTCGATCACTTCGTGCCCCAGAGATTACCCGCAATACATCCTGTTACAATGGGGCATTTATGCTGTTACTAAAGTGATGCTTTAGGAGGTGTGAAGTGACGTCTGATCGATTAACGCGTGTGCCGGCCAGACAGGCGCTTGCGGACTTCATCCGCCAATGTCGCGAGCGCACGTCTCCAGAATCGCTTGGCCTACCGCAGGGGCGCCGCCGTCGAACCAGGGGCCTGCGTCGTGAAGAAGTCGCCGCGTTGGCGGGTGTCGGCTTGACCTGGTACACCTGGTTTGAGCAGGGACGCGACATCGCGGTATCGGACGACTTCCTCCAGCGATTGGCGCGAGGGCTTCGGCTCGACCGAGCCGAACGGGAGCACCTTTTTGCCCTGGCCGGCCGTGAGACATTTGCGGATGGGGCTGAAAGTGCTGAGCTTCCTCAGTCGCTCGTAAGGATGATCAATGCTCTCGATCAAGCCGCCTACATAATGGACAGCTCTTGGGATGTACTGGCCCATAACGAAGCGGCAAGGATCCTGTTTGAAGACTTCGCATTGCCGCGACCGAATATGATCCGCATCGTTTTCTTTTCCGACCACTACCGGCAAAAGATTCAAGACTGGCAGTTCGCCGCGAGGCTTGTCCTGCTCAAGGCGCGCCATGACTATCTGACGGGAGGGAAGAGCCCGATCCTAAAGTCCATCCTCAACGAGGTTCTTCAAGCCGTCCCACAAACGATGGAATGGTGGGATGACCCCGAAATCCTCCCCATCGGCGATACGGACATTACGCTGCGTGATGCACAGGGCCGTTGGCGAAGTTATCGCATCAATATCCTTGTCTCCAAGGACAGGCCCGGACTTCGCATCGCCTTCTACGATGAAAACGTAGCTTAGAGTGGAATGTACCGAACGGATCCCCTCTTTGAGCGAAGAGGTTCGCCACGGCTTCAGGGCCGCCCTCGCCAAGCTCACCATCATCACAAGAAGCGAGGACTCTGATAGCGCCTTAGACCGCTCGGGATGCG
This window encodes:
- a CDS encoding four-carbon acid sugar kinase family protein — protein: MRSANTPRLRLVFYGDDFTGSTDALEVLTAAGLRCALFLTPPSPELLEELGGFDAIGIAGDSRALSNAEMDEVLPDLFEAIKRLSPDLVHYKVCSTFDSAPDVGNIGHVIELASRAFGVKGVPIIAGNPALGRYCVFGNLFALSKTDHCVHRIDRHPVMRAHPITPMGEADLSVHIGQQKHLSIAKIDILQLDQTADLTSLVSQASLSHDSVLIDGTTTAHMTLAGKALTEISSRSAPLFVVGSSGVEYGLTQHWHSVGLIDAYQTQVIALQPARQVLVISGSASPLSRAQIDTAIASGFVELAVDAAAILAESHKGGMVQDVVATAVAHLKSGRSVLIHTAKGPDDPRIEQMIDAMTAKGLLRDEAKIRGGKQLAVEMGYIVLDILKAYPLERLVISGGDTSSQITKILAPDALVIKSDLSPGAPLCQVRSNKPYLDNLEIALKGGQMGDQDYFVKALTGRR
- a CDS encoding MFS transporter encodes the protein MQTSLLSNSETHHEHVDDEKKKSMKNVVAGSLFGTALETYDLYLYGTAAALIFAPLFFPGTDEAVSRLASLASFAISFVARPLGSLVLGHFGDRIGRKKLLYLTLIIMGLSTVGIGLLPTYASVGIWAPIMLCVLRFIQGFAFAGEYSGAVLMLLEHAPRRKRGFYAAINNIGPVFGFIASAGLLLIVSSLLSVEDFYKWGWRIPFIASLALLVVGVFVRSKVAESPVFEKTAEKRAVAKGPDLSPAMRLFTKYPKQLLLVAGANICHFSTFYLFTVFALSYGQKELGLSNAFVLAVAMVAICTHLVIVPFAGAMADRLGRRTMMLIGFAVTALAAFPFWHLFSTGQFLPMVLGSCLFMAGYGLVYGAVPSFTGEAFGPSARFTGFAMATNVGGIIGGGTAPIVGAYLLSHYGSPYAISVYTVVLAAISALCVYLSAETRTINITDE
- a CDS encoding GMC family oxidoreductase; the protein is MNHRRDRNYDFIVCGAGTAGCVVAARLAQQDNARVLLIEAGNEYAGPEVAEPAQWPLNLGSERDWAFAGQSNPHLNGRRLSLNMGKGLGGGSSINVMVWARGHRSDWDHFAAESGDCAWGYDSVLDYYRRIENWHGSPDAARRGSGGPVHVEQPASPQPLAWATLEAASRLGIPRYDSPNGAMMEGPGGAAITDLRINQGRRESVYDSYVRPRLHQPNLTVLTGALVSRVLLRGTRAVGVEVIIEGQRHCFYAEAEVVLSMGAVNTPKVLMQSGIGPESELRTHGIVPASHLPGVGQNLQDHVAFGCTWEYLQPQAVGGGGCETTLYWKSDSRLDAPDLLHCQLEFAVPSPAEVGIQPPQQGWTMFAGLARPVSRGRLRLSGAGPSDAPLIEPNSLSAPEDMAAAFASIDLCRALGNSETFNDLVKREVVPGPKAHRAMEQFIRNSAVSYWHPSCTAKMGRDEMSVVDHQLRVYGIEKLRIADASVMPRITVGNTMAPCVVIGERAADLVLAAQSVITLAS
- a CDS encoding alpha/beta hydrolase produces the protein MKTFRSKAVTVAFALASTLAAGISQAQDTTPSVVIVHGAFADGSDWAKVVPLLQAKGVAVSVVQNPLTSLADDVAATQRTLDNQPGPVVLVGHSWGGTVITQAGSDKKVRALVYVAAFAPDAGQTSGEQGKGAPTPPGISQIKADGNGFLYLTPEGMAKDFAQDLPAAQTAVMTATQGPIKASAFEDKTTVSAWKTKPSWYLLATEDRMIHPDVQRSAAKRIGATLAQVHTSHVPQQSQPAEVAKVILDAVKSVGEQ
- a CDS encoding HD domain-containing phosphohydrolase: MDSALQLDISLSAALQAIGQVGDLSMGQPLGHSRRVAALARSLAQASHGDGEHLRVAEQVALLRWSGCTANAEGFADLLGDDVDGRRAMLDLTLSKEAMNAVHQATPLAVVHCEVSGEVAKTLELGAAVEAGLCRVFETYDGTGRPLGLTHEHIPEVAYQVVLAGDLDILSRAHGLDAALRWIRDQSDRRYPAALASLLMDNARAWLADLDGRSQNPVHGEAERSVSLTLVGDVIDLKLPWLAGHSRRVAHVAMETARLWGLGEPTLIALGKAALVYGLGRAAVSNQLWNTAGALPYSAAERVHLVPYWTQQALRPISELAVPAEIAAHAYERLNGSGYFRGVMGDALCAEHRLFATSVAWVALREARPWRAAYGESEAARLLEQDAASGLFDKAVCEAVIAAARGERRTHQPKSSLLTARECHVLLEISRGASNKQVARLLDISPSTVRTHMESIFRKLECSTRAAATLKALTLGLIS
- a CDS encoding LysR family transcriptional regulator, which codes for MSDTRLGLSELDAVLAVARRASFRQAAIDLNVSTTALSSTIAKLEASLETRLFNRTTRSVAVTEAGRIFLEQVGPALQDLRTALDAVRSHNAGPSGTLRINAFASAARAALLPLMMEFLRHHPKVHIDLVTEGRLVDIVADGFDFGVRSASLVPSDMIVIPLGLPQRYAVVGTPAYFEQYGRPRTPPDLLNHRCLRVRLPNGAIFPWHFERDGEVTRLDVSGPLTLDEPSVVKAVVQESMGLGFFMEQDVQDEIQAGQFERVLEDWTPPRDKLCLYYPNRRNPSAAVKAFIALARANPSAQE
- a CDS encoding nuclear transport factor 2 family protein, which codes for MSLQLPDVVETYFNISNGGDVSQLASCFCPQATVFDENQTHEGIQAIEAWQQEVRRTFSFDVQPLQALLGEGKLTVIARLTGDFPGGPVHLSHVFTLEGDRIGALEITPC
- a CDS encoding SDR family oxidoreductase codes for the protein MLNLGLSGKRVLVTGGTKGIGKAVVELFLAEGAQVLTSARKASGTLSDNLLVQADLSTREGCDAVVAATRQRLGSVDIIVHVLGGSSAPGGGFAALDEEQWQRELNLNLFPAVRLDRALLPDMLERKEGVILHVTSIQSRLPLPEATTAYAAAKAALSTYSKSLSKEVSPKGVRVVRVSPGWVETEASVALAERLAQEAGTDYQGGKQIIMQALGGIPLGRPSSPSEVADLIGFLASPRASSITGSEFVIDGGTVPTA
- a CDS encoding glutathione S-transferase family protein codes for the protein MLLYQFQKGTNPRRVIIYLSEKGIDVPRYELDYAGGEHKSREYLAINPSGRAPTLLTDEGVPITDSAAIVEYLEELYPDTPMIGTDAISRSKIRSLERLGTDLVVRAQLWLWNVTPSFPAKEPSPSPEVAEKLFGYVTEILDVLETTIGDNEFLAGDKPSIVDCTVFSIFQTCRERFDHPFGSAHPRLDAWYKKFRQRTSADY
- a CDS encoding helix-turn-helix domain-containing protein; this translates as MTSDRLTRVPARQALADFIRQCRERTSPESLGLPQGRRRRTRGLRREEVAALAGVGLTWYTWFEQGRDIAVSDDFLQRLARGLRLDRAEREHLFALAGRETFADGAESAELPQSLVRMINALDQAAYIMDSSWDVLAHNEAARILFEDFALPRPNMIRIVFFSDHYRQKIQDWQFAARLVLLKARHDYLTGGKSPILKSILNEVLQAVPQTMEWWDDPEILPIGDTDITLRDAQGRWRSYRINILVSKDRPGLRIAFYDENVA